One part of the Mauremys mutica isolate MM-2020 ecotype Southern chromosome 21, ASM2049712v1, whole genome shotgun sequence genome encodes these proteins:
- the SLC66A1 gene encoding lysosomal amino acid transporter 1 homolog — protein MDSQLWQGSLGGNFSDCPNGSQWVWDVFSECAQDIRDLTSIALGLVSICCFAGASFPQYYQACKTGNMDQALSIYFLLGWLGGDSLNLIGSILANQLPLQVYTAIYYVLADLVMLSLYLYYKVRNQSRGYSAPINAAFAFIFLGTVSATSLLGRAGSTVETVTFKGRTLLSATVDAAGCEPFTKKEIIGFTVGAISSLLYLFSRVPQIYTNFKRKSTEGVSYYLFALVMLGNSLYGISVLLKNPDPGQAEGNYIIHHLPWLIGSLGVLSLDVIISFQFLAYRKRRPRTSDEREALLGKQDEPLDS, from the exons ATGGACTCTCAGCTTTGGCAAGGTTCCCTAGGAGGGAATTTCTCAGACTGTCCCAATGGCTCCCAATGGGTGTGGGATGTGTTCAGTGAGTGTGCCCAGGATATCCGGGACTTGACCAGTATTGCGTTGGGTCTGGtttccatctgctgctttgcaggAGCTTCCTTCCC CCAATATTACCAGGCCTGTAAAACAGGTAATATGGACCAGGCTCTCTCCATATACTTCCTGCTGGGGTGGCTAGGAGGAGATTCCTTAAATCTAATAGGCTCTATCCTGGCCAATCAGTTGCCACTACAG GTCTACACTGCCATTTACTACGTGCTGGCAGACCTGGTCATGTTGTCTCTCTACCTCTACTACAAAGTCAGGAACCAGAGCAGAGGCT ACTCTGCTCCAATTAACGCAGCCTTTGCCTTCATTTTTCTGGGAACGGTGTCAGCAACATCCTTGCTGGGCAGAGCTGGCTCCACAGTTGAAACAGTGACATTTAAAGGGAGGACTCTTCTGTCTGCCACAGTGGATGCAGCTGGATGTGAG CCTTTCACCAAGAAGGAAATCATTGGCTTCACTGTGGGCGCTATCTCCTCCTTGTTGTATCTGTTCTCCCGAGTGCCCCAGATCTACACTAAT TTCAAGAGGAAATCTACCGAAGGGGTGTCATACTATCTTTTCGCTTTGGTGATGCTGGGGAACTCGCTGTATGGAATAAGTGTGCTTCTGAAGAACCCAGATCCAGGGCAAGCTGAAGGCAACTACATCATTCATCACCTCCCCTGGCTGATTGGCAGCCTGGGGGTCCTGTCTCTTGATGTGATT ATCTCCTTCCAGTTCCTTGCCTATCGGAAGAGAAGACCTCGCACTTCTGATGAGAGAGAGGCCTTGCTTGGCAAGCAAGATGAACCCCTTGACAGCTGA